In the Hevea brasiliensis isolate MT/VB/25A 57/8 chromosome 8, ASM3005281v1, whole genome shotgun sequence genome, AAGTGCTGAAATGACAATTGACGATGCTGTATCGCGATCAAGTCCTTGTGCTCCAAAGTCAATTCCTCCAAGTTGGGACTCATCTGAGGAGAAGAAATAGATTGTTAAACCAATGAATTTTGGTTTACTGATACATACTTGAGTTGCTTTAAAAACCATAAATCTTAAATTACAACTCTAATTGaaacttaataataaaaaaaaaagaaataattaagtagtcaataattaaaataatgatgAAATGTCTAAATACATGTGAAATGATAAAAGTATCCTtcattaacaaaaaaaattaagataattataTTTTCCTAGAAAAAATCCTTTTACaagaaatttcaaaaaaaaattcaaaatttatttaccaAGCAAATTTTTTCCAagacaaaatatttcaattttttttcctaAACCCAAAAAAAGCATTTATCACAGAATAAAAATTTTCCaagaaattttcttttaaaaatttatgcATAGTTGAAAGAAGGCAAAAAATGTCTTTTTCTTCTACTTGAACAACAAAATACCTTTCTTGTTTTTTCTATATAGAAAAGTGTCATCTACAAAATACTAtcctcataaatggagagggttCTCTATTATTAAATTATCAAGGAATAACTAATTCGGTTCTATATAGAAAAGTGTCATTTATATTCTCGTTATCCGAAACTTTTatgataattttattgattatatTAGTTAATGTTTTTTTAGTAATATCAAAATATGAAGATATTTTGATTATTTCGTAAGTTTATCTTCATttctattataaatattatttaaagataataataaaaaatatataaattaagataaaaactattttataaacacataatttaaatatatattaaaataaaattagtatATAATTTAAGTCAAATTAAATTAGGATTGATTAAAACTCTTTTTATAaacatattatttaaataaaaatgaaaatagaaTGGTAATAAATTAACatattgataaaatattattaattagatttcattttgatttttaaattaaatattaatgcgGAGCAATTtcctattaaatattaataaaatatttctccTAATGTGAATGTAATTAAAAAGTAGGAGCAATTTCTGAAATTTATATTATAGAAATGGAAAAGAGAATTTGAGGGAAAAAAATTCAACTAAGGTGTTACAAAGAAAGAGGAGGAAAGGATATTACCTTGTCCAGCAATAGAAGGGGCTGTTGAATTGGAATGTTGTGTTGGCCCTGTTTATGTACTTCTTCCCAACCAAATTTCATTACTTTGCGACAATTACGAACATTCAAACTTTTCAATTTTTGCCACTCAGAAATGTGTGTCCCTGGGTAGAAACTCCTCAGTTCTGATAGTTCAATAAGTTTAAGGGAGGTTAATTGAGGAAACTTAAAACAGTAATAAGGGGCTGGTTCCACATCTTCTGGCTTTGCAACAATCTCCTCAACCCCACATTCTATTATTGAAAGCTTTTCAAGTTGCAAAAGACCCTCGGCTACGGAGGCTGGAAAAAGATTTTTTAGAACATCACAATTTGAAACTTCAActgatttcaaattttgaaaagtGAAAACTCCTTGTGGATCCTTCCTCCACACATGCTTCAACGATGGCAGACTCTGTATAGATAATTTTCTCAGCTCAAATGCTTCAATAACATTGAACCCTTCAAGTTGATATATCTCTTGCAATGAAAAACAATTATCTACATTCAACTCCTCTAATCTTTGGAATCTTTCTAAGACATTTGATGGAAAAACAGTCATCAATTTCGAGCAATCATAAATACCCAATGATTTTAGTTTACAGAAGGAATTAGCCGCAAGTTGGGTGTGCCATATACTTTTCATTTCATATGTTTCGTAGAGACTCAATTTCTCTAAGTTAGAGAAAGTAACCTGCAATGAAAAGACACTCGCGATGCTTAGTAATGCAAGAAATTCAATATAATCATAAGCTAATTaaagatgagaaaaaaaaaaaaagagtaatcaGTGCAGgttacttgaaaaaaaaaaaaagagtaatcgCGATGCTTAGCCGCAAGTTGTCTCTGGTTTAATCACCAATGGCTCAACAGAGCCATTGTTCTCTAATGATTTGTGGAAACTAGAAGCACATGCCTTAATCCTCTTTGGCTTCTCTTCCATAGAGTTCCACTTTTATTCGCTTGGCTTCGATGCTTCATGAGATTGTGACCATTGACGGTGCTTTTGCCTTCAATTTCTGCATTCCGTAAGACTACAGTCCCTAAACTTGATTCTGGGTTCATGTGATCGAAGACATTAGCAGAAATTTATGGTGTTTCTAATtgtagttaagttgaaaattggaTGCCTTATAATTTTCTATTTGGTTTAATGATTCATCTGCAGGTGGACATTTGCATTAGTTATGGTATATTTTGCAGTATGCAAACCacatttttcaattttaattcccTAATAAAGCAGTTTAGTAGTTTACATGTATTTGTTTATTTATGTAGTTTGCCACTGTCGCATGATCTGGATATGGGTATTGGATGTCATCATTGCCAATTCCCAATGAAAATGTAGATTCTTTAGAACAGATGTGGAAGATCACGGAACTACAAACTCTACAACTTACAAGGAAAAAGCAATGAAAGGAACTATCAAAGCTGCAAAGCCACTGTGCAGAAGAGGCAATTAGGCTGAGAGCTGGATTTTGGGGATATCTTATGCAAAATATTTATCAGGTCAGTTCTTCTACATATCAATTTTCTAGATAGTGAATTGAAAATAACATGCATCTTTTGTGCTTATATTGAATTAATGAAAATAAACATAcacattattaattataattacaaaaaaaaaattagaaacaataagtataaataattaaaaatattatcaaGTAATAAACTGATTGTCCACAATGTACAATAACAATTTAGAAAATTTAATAACCTGCGCAACGTGTAGGCAAATGACCGGTAATTGCATAATCTTGAAGCTAGGAAAAgtaataaaagaaatttgaagTTGCGAGATTAATAAGTTAAACACAGATTCAGACGTCAACAAAATGGATATTTTATCATTTATCATACATAAGTGGATCAAATATTGTATTTTTTCCAACTAATTTTGTATTGGCCACAATTTCATGTTAATTTAGCCTAAGATAATACTCTACCAGGCCAACTATATCAACTATAATTTTAAGATATTTTAACAGGCCAAAGATATACAAACACTGATAGAGATAGGAACAGAGATATTGAACAATAGATGGAAATTGTAATGAAACTAATGTAACTTGTATTTATTCGGTAAAAGAAGGAATGGTTCTAGTTTAGCAATTACAAACTTCTGCTAtttcaattcaactcaaaaatAAAGAAACGAAAGAGAAAGAAATGGTTGTCAAGCATCCCTCAGGAACTAATTCACTTGCTAACCAAGTTAGCCCCAGCCCACGGCTGCCAAATAACAAAAATCTTCTCTCGTTTAGCTGCTGAAAGTGAAACAGTCCCTATATATAATGGATTTGGATCCCCTTTTCTGTTAGCATCTCTAGGTGGCCTTCCCTCCTTAATTCCCTCTAACAGAGTAACACTCATGCTAACCATTTCCAGCTCTTCCCCTGTTTTGTTACTGCTGCCAGTGTCCCTTCTCCAGAGCCTTCCATCCTGTTTATGTAATCTTCTTTCATCCTTCAACGAGCTCTTCTAATTCTTTTAGTATAAACCCACATTGTACCCAGGTTTTATCCGTTTCCTGCTAGCCCATAGATTGATCACGATCCTTAACAAACACCTTGAGGAATTACAAAAACAAAATATTGTGATAAAAACATAGGATAGTGTTCGATTGACTAATGAATAAAGTAGTTGCATACCTCACAAAAATTCAGTGGAGATCTGCTTGAATATTCCCTGTAAGGACATTCAACATTCACGGACCAAGCATTGATCGAATGTTTCTACCTTCTCTTATCTGGAACAATCAATAGCAATAGTTAAGGTCTAAGAATGGAGACTGGAGCGCTGATTTAATACACTAATCTCTCACCAATACCTGCTAAAGTTGCTGCATTATACACTGATTGAAGCTTCTCCACTTTCGGTGGACTTGGTATCCATCTCTTGTGTCCTAAATAAGCATCCTCCAATTTTGTTACAACCCCTAGGTGAAAATCCAATCAGAAACACACTCATGAATATTCAAAGTTAATATGACAAAGATACAAACCATGATTCACATTGAAACCGAATTGAATTTCAGAATTCCCTTTTACTTGGATATTCTAATGACCAATGAAAGCAAAAATAAACCCatctaaaaaaatttaaagagccATAATCCAAAATGAAATTTTGCATTACCTTAAGGCTTGAGCACTAGTGCCAAAGCATTTTTTGTCaaaatttcttcaattttgtAGCAGCAGGTAGGTGTATTACCAGCTGAAAATGAGTTTGACTTAGATGGGTATCCTCTACATAATATTGCTGTGTGGTGGTTCTCTCAGCTGTTTGAGTTTCTGATAGTACTACCTGCACAACAATCATTATACATGCTACAATCACAGGGAcgataaaattttgaaaatctcaTTTGCGTGCCCCAGTTATCTTCTTATTTAGTAACATTCTTGAAAGTTCTCAAATTTCTTGCAATGTCACCAAATTACTATTTGAGCATGTAACTGAAATTTCTCAAAATAGTCATGGATAAAAAGGAAAAGGATTTAGGATATCCCTTAACAGTTCACTTTCCCCCTCTCTCCTAATTAATTTTGCCCACTAAATAGCAATGGCTATATCTCTACCTGAGCTACTATAAACAATCAATATGCAAGACAATGGAGTCAATCAGCTGATTAATTTTCCCAAGAAAATCAAAAGGGAAAAGGAATTTCCTAAatctgaaaataattttaaaagaaaattcaagAGATCAGAATGTGCTAAATGAGTATCAGTCACGATTAAATCAAAGACCATAGCCACGGAAATTAATGTTCAAACAACAGTGCCAATTTGCCATGGAAATTTGTGTTCATTAATATATTGTATAATCTTCAAACAAAGCAAACTAACATGAATAATAATACAAGAAATTCAAAATTGAGAGTATAATAAGTTAAGCACAGATTCAGACATCTACCTTCAACTGGAAAAATATTAGTTAATCGGTGTCACAAATCTCATAGAACATCAGCCTTATTCAAGCTTTTGCATACGAACACTGGCCTATCCCCGTCTCTTTAGCTTTCTGGGAATGAAATTTGACAGCGAAAGAATGAGCAATATTATAATCATTAGGTACAAAAAATATGAGTATTAACTATGAATAAAATGGTTGAATGATTTGAACACaatatatataaagtgatttgattatatttttttcaattaatgCTTACCATTTCCACAAATAATGATTGAATGGTGTTATTAAGGCTGCCTTCCCATTCCCATTcgcataaatattttttttttgagaagTTTTGGTATTTCACTTCCCAATCCCATTCCCATTCCCATTCCCATTCCCATTCCCATTTATATTTAGGTTCTCCTGTTTGAACTCTCCATAGCTTTGGCGCGCTCAAGACTTCTTGCGCAAAAATCTTCATATTGGGGCATTCTATAATGATCACTTCTTCCAAAGATGGGAAACTGAAGGTAGAATTACCAGAGCAGAAGCTAGAGAGGCTTGGTAGATTTTGAAGTTccaaacattttagttgaccgaaGCAAATCTTCTCTTCTTCATCTTTATCTGCTTCAGTCACTATAATTTCTTGGATCAGTCCACATTCCTCTATCTTCATTTTTCTAAGTCGTTCAAGACTTCTCGCTGTTGAGGAAGATATTAGATTTACtagaccatggcaatttgatacctCCAGTGTTTTGAGATTTTGTAAAGAAACTGAGGATGGCACTAAAATTTCCAGTCTGCCACATTCCAGTACTTCTAAAGTCTCCAGATATTGAAAAACTGTGAGTAGTTTAGCGTCCATCAGATGCTTGAGCCTTGGCAGCTTAGACAGCTTTAGTTCTTTCAATTTTACAAGTCCAGCACGTGTTTCCTTGCTAAtaatctcttcatgaaaaatgatttcTTCGAAAGAAGCATCACTCAGAACAAGCTTCTCCAGATCGGGTAaactttgaaagaaataagatggcAAAAGTGTAGAGTCATTGGAAAAACAGGTTAGCTCAATGCCTTTCAGTCCAGACAAGAAATCAGCTTGAGACCACATATCCTTCATGGTGTTATATTCCACTCTCAACTCTTCTAAACTTGGGATCGCAACCTAATaaatcaaaaaaataataatcaataAAAAAGGATATAGGATGATCAATAAACAAGGATATTAATAAAGACTGACCTTCCCGCCAGAAGAGGCTGCAATGGAAAAAACAAAGTCCCCATTGTGAATTCCTGCTTCATTTCCCTCAGCAATCATGCTTAGATCTTGTTCCTCACCAAATTTTGAAGCTAATAATTCCATGTTTGGACAGCCAACCACATCAATTCTTTTCAGGGATGGGCATTTCAGAAAATCCCTTGCAGAATAAAAACTTGACAAGTTAGGCAAACACTCGATACTTATGGACTTCATTGATGGAAACATGATCTTATCTTTCGCTATTTCCTCTTCTGCTTCTTTTGTGATGATATGTTCCACCAAACAACATCTTTTTAATTCCATATGTTGGAGATTTACAAGACCCGAAGCCATGGACAGAGTAAATATATTAGTCAAGCTGCTACAATTCTGAACTTGCAACAACTTTAGGTTTTTAAAGCTCAAAATTCCTTGAGGATCATCGTTCCACACATGCCTCAATCTAGGCAAATCAATTAACCTCAATTCATTTAAATACTTCAATAACCCAACATCACCTTCGTCAGCATTTAGCCCTTCCAAATCAAACAGCTCTTCTACAGAATCGCATCTTTCTACAACCAGCTCATTTTTGCTTTTTGGATAGGAAATAACCGGCTGATTTGACAAGAACAAGTACTTTAGTAGATTTGAGGATACGGCATTTGAGAAAAAAGCACAATCGTCCACCACTAACTTTCGTAAGTGCTTCAAGTTCTTGAATGGAAATTGGCCATGCCATTTTTCTTTCAGCATAGGAAAGTTGGAGAGCTGCACTTCACATATCAATTCAAATGCAACCTACAAAATCAAAATATTCCATTATTGGAGAACACTAAACAAGCATATTTAAAAAAGTACATTTAACCAACACATTAGCAGTGAGTTCATTAAGAAGAGAAGCAAGATTTGGTAAATACGTACATATTTCACGTAAAGCTGTTCAATGGTGGCATTGAGATTGCCTTCGCAATGCCATTTTGGATCGTCCCCCCAGCCTTCCAATACACCGCGTAACTTTGGCGTGCTTGACACTCCAGCAGTGAAAATCCTCAACTTGGGGCATTTACGAACAGTTAATTGTTCTAATGATGGGAATTTGAAAGTGTAACTGCCCAAACAGAAGCTTGTGAGGCTCTGCAAATCTTCAAGTTGTAATGTTTTCATTTTGCTGAAAACAATCTCATCTGTTGATCCAATTCCGACCCCTTCATCGCCTCCTACTATTTCAGTCAACATATTGCAGGATTTTACAGTCAATGTCTCAAGTTGTACCATACTTTTGGCTGTAGGAGATGTAACAATATTTATCAATGTGTCGCATCTACATACGTTCAGAGTTTTCAGACTTCGGAAAGACGCAGAGGATGgtgctaaaaaaataaaatttccacaAGACTCTATCTCAAGAGTCTCAAGAGACTGAAATACTGGGTTATGCGGTTGGCAATCTGGTTCCCACATATGCTTCAAATCATCAAGATTTTTAAGCTTTAAAGCCCTTATCGGTGGGAATGCAGTGGTATCTTCTTGGTCACCGACGAATCCTTCAAATGGAAATAGCTGCTTGAGAGAAGAATCAAGGACTACAAGATTTTGCAGATTGGGAAATCCTGGAAGTAAACTAAACAAAGGAACAAGAGATTTGTTTGGAAAGCAACGCAATTGAAGAACTTTCACTTGGGAAAAGAAGTCAGTTGGAAATTGAGATTGCAGTATGGTTATGGCAGACTTCTTGTCTAATGACAACTCTTCCAAATTGGGAAACATCTGCACATCAATAAATAAAAATTCGAAACCAAGTTGGATTaggctttttttaaaaaattattactttGTAAATCAATAATATTATATCATGTTAATACAATTTATGGATAAACATGttatttttctataattttttttggaATATGAATGATGTGAAAGAGTATTATTGGCTTAGCGTATTATTAGCAGCAtgggaataattttttttattatttttaaattttattacattattttttattataatgttgTATCGctgttattaaattaatttttttaagaaaaaaaaaaagaaaaataagggaATTGCAGTTCCCAACTCCAAccagttttccttttctttttttttttttaaagaattcaAGGGAAATATAGTAAATAAGTTAAATCGAAATAATTAGGGACAAAATTAGATTTCAAAAATCAATTGAAatccttttttattttatatttgttttttttttcaattattatggT is a window encoding:
- the LOC110661419 gene encoding uncharacterized protein LOC110661419; protein product: MLKEKWHGQFPFKNLKHLRKLVVDDCAFFSNAVSSNLLKYLFLSNQPVISYPKSKNELVVERCDSVEELFDLEGLNADEGDVGLLKYLNELRLIDLPRLRHVWNDDPQGILSFKNLKLLQVQNCSSLTNIFTLSMASGLVNLQHMELKRCCLVEHIITKEAEEEIAKDKIMFPSMKSISIECLPNLSSFYSARDFLKCPSLKRIDVVGCPNMELLASKFGEEQDLSMIAEGNEAGIHNGDFVFSIAASSGGKVAIPSLEELRVEYNTMKDMWSQADFLSGLKGIELTCFSNDSTLLPSYFFQSLPDLEKLVLSDASFEEIIFHEEIISKETRAGLVKLKELKLSKLPRLKHLMDAKLLTVFQYLETLEVLECGRLEILVPSSVSLQNLKTLEVSNCHGLVNLISSSTARSLERLRKMKIEECGLIQEIIVTEADKDEEEKICFGQLKCLELQNLPSLSSFCSGNSTFSFPSLEEVIIIECPNMKIFAQEVLSAPKLWRVQTGEPKYKWEWEWEWEWEWDWEVKYQNFSKKKYLCEWEWEGSLNNTIQSLFVEMKAKETGIGQCSYAKA